One genomic segment of Salvelinus namaycush isolate Seneca unplaced genomic scaffold, SaNama_1.0 Scaffold2832, whole genome shotgun sequence includes these proteins:
- the LOC120039593 gene encoding von Willebrand factor-like: MSCSSAEMSGVMLSDMFFQDDQPPSRERRAATCVPPLRRVGCEGGEEGLECSRTCQNLDLPCLSLACIPGCLCPSGTVRHRRECITPEQCPCYHNNRAYAPGQSINMDCNTCMCENRRWSCTAHVCDGVCRTVGEGHYITFDGLQYSFPGLCQYVLVQDQCGGDEGSFRVLVENEACGVVGHRCAKAVTVYYQGGLITMENGQVRMKKPVMKGVEVEIIRSGQFFILLLGKHISISWDLGTRLLVHISSQYRERVCGLCGNYDGNVNNDLLSSNNQLEVDSTHFGNSWKVKPSCADATKLPPPCSDNIVRLVTVEQSCRVLTSALFRACNSL, from the exons ATGAGCTGCAGCTCTGCTGAGATGAGTGGAGTTATGCTGTCTGACATGTTCTTCCAGGACGACCAGCCACCCTCCAGAg agCGCCGTGCGGCTACCTGTGTCCCCCCTCTGAGGCGTGTTGGGtgtgagggaggggaggagggtctGGAGTGTTCTAGAACCTGCCAGAATCTGGACCTACCCTGTCTCAGTCTGGCCTGTATCCCCGGGTGTCTCTGTCCCAGCGGCACG GTTCGACATAGGAGAGAGTGCATCACTCCAGAGCAGTGTCCGTGCTACCATAACAACAGAGCATATGCACCTGGACAGAGCATCAATATGGACTGTAACACCTG TATGTGTGAGAACAGACGTTGGAGCTGTACAGCGCACGTGTGTGATGGTGTCTGTCGTACAGTGGGAGAGGGACATTACATCACCTTCGACGGTCTCCAGTACTCCTTCCCTGGGCTTTGTCAGTACGTCCTGGTGCAG GACCAGTGTGGAGGAGACGAGGGGTCATTCAGGGTGCTTGTGGAGAATGAGGCCTGTGGGGTCGTAGGTCATCGCTGTGCTAAAGCTGTTACAGTCTACTACCAGGGAGGACTCATAACTATGGAGAACGGACag gtgaggATGAAGAAGCCAGTGATGAAGGGTGTTGAGGTGGAGATCATTCGCTCTGGTCAGTTCTTCATCCTGCTGCTGGGGAAACACATCTCTATCAGCTGGGACCTGGGGACCCGCCTGCTGGTACACATCTCCTCACAGTACAGG gagcgtgtgtgtggtctgtgtggCAACTATGATGGAAACGTGAACAACGACCTTCTAAGCAGCAACAACCAGCTAGAGGTCGACTCCACCCACTTTGGAAACTCCTGGAAGGTTAAACCCAGCTGTGCCGATGCAACAaag ctaccCCCTCCCTGCAGTGATAACATAGTGAGATTGGTGACTGTGGAACAGTCCTGTCGTGTTCTAACCAGTGCCCTCTTCAGAGCCTGCAACAGTCTG